From the Streptomyces sp. KMM 9044 genome, one window contains:
- the purM gene encoding phosphoribosylformylglycinamidine cyclo-ligase: MSENTGAGHAAASYKNAGVDIDAGDHAVELMKEWVKKTRRPEVLGGLGGFAGLFDVSALKNYERPLLASATDGVGTKVDIARRMGVYDTIGHDLVAMVMDDIVVCGAEPLFMTDYICVGKVHPERVAAIVKGIAEGCVLAGCALVGGETAEHPGLLGEDDFDVAGAGTGVVEADRLLGADRIREGDTVVAMAASGLHSNGYSLVRHVLLNQAGLALESHVDDLGRTLGEELLEPTRIYSLDCLALTSVTEVHAFSHVTGGGLAANLARVVPDGLHAVVDRSTWTPGPVFDLVGRTGSVERLELERTLNMGVGMIAIVPQESTDVALTALADRGLDAWVAGEITGRGDRTTGAELVGDYAG, translated from the coding sequence ATGTCTGAGAACACTGGCGCCGGCCACGCCGCGGCGTCGTACAAGAACGCGGGCGTCGACATCGACGCGGGCGACCACGCGGTCGAGCTCATGAAGGAGTGGGTGAAGAAGACCCGGCGCCCCGAGGTCCTCGGCGGCCTCGGCGGCTTTGCCGGTCTCTTCGACGTCTCCGCGCTGAAGAACTACGAGCGCCCCCTGCTCGCCTCCGCCACGGACGGTGTCGGCACCAAGGTCGACATCGCCCGCCGGATGGGCGTCTACGACACCATCGGCCACGACCTGGTCGCCATGGTGATGGACGACATCGTGGTGTGCGGTGCCGAGCCGCTGTTCATGACCGACTACATCTGCGTCGGCAAGGTCCACCCCGAGCGGGTCGCCGCGATCGTCAAGGGCATCGCGGAGGGCTGTGTGCTGGCCGGCTGCGCCCTGGTCGGCGGTGAGACGGCCGAGCACCCGGGCCTGCTGGGCGAGGACGACTTCGACGTCGCCGGCGCCGGTACGGGCGTCGTGGAGGCCGACCGGCTGCTCGGCGCGGACCGTATCCGCGAGGGTGACACGGTCGTCGCCATGGCCGCGTCCGGACTCCACTCGAACGGGTACTCGCTGGTCCGGCACGTCCTGCTGAACCAGGCCGGACTCGCTCTGGAGAGCCACGTCGACGACCTGGGCCGCACCCTCGGCGAGGAGCTCCTGGAGCCCACCCGGATCTACTCGCTGGACTGCCTGGCCCTGACCTCCGTCACCGAGGTGCACGCCTTCAGCCACGTCACCGGCGGCGGCCTCGCGGCCAACCTGGCCCGTGTCGTCCCCGACGGGCTGCACGCGGTCGTGGACCGCTCCACCTGGACCCCGGGCCCGGTCTTCGACCTCGTCGGCCGGACCGGTTCGGTCGAGCGCCTGGAACTGGAGCGGACCCTCAACATGGGCGTCGGCATGATCGCGATCGTGCCGCAGGAGTCCACGGACGTGGCGCTGACGGCCCTGGCCGACCGTGGACTGGACGCCTGGGTGGCCGGCGAGATCACCGGCCGTGGCGA